The proteins below come from a single Piscinibacter gummiphilus genomic window:
- a CDS encoding RDD family protein, whose translation MEEGRAPADSGDSAGELVYAGFWRRFGAYWIDVAIFLPLTGITYYLGETSRLFFAYWFVPGLVIGLFFHVYLVKRFGGTPGKLILKTRIALTNGAPVSTKAALLRYSVLFLLSVFSSWALVTGALAMTDEHYFSLSYMAKMEAIVSRAPAWYNVVVVLTQVWVWSEFISMLLNKRRRAIHDYIAGTVVVRA comes from the coding sequence GTGGAAGAAGGTCGCGCCCCTGCGGACTCAGGTGATTCAGCGGGAGAGCTCGTCTACGCCGGGTTTTGGCGCCGCTTTGGGGCCTACTGGATCGATGTCGCAATCTTCCTGCCACTAACAGGCATCACCTATTACCTTGGTGAAACCAGTCGCCTGTTTTTTGCCTATTGGTTCGTCCCTGGTCTTGTGATCGGCCTGTTCTTCCACGTCTACCTTGTTAAGCGATTCGGCGGAACCCCAGGAAAACTGATTCTCAAGACCAGGATCGCGCTGACAAACGGCGCCCCGGTCAGTACCAAGGCAGCCCTGCTGCGTTACTCCGTTCTCTTTCTGCTGTCCGTCTTTTCTTCATGGGCACTAGTGACTGGCGCACTAGCCATGACAGATGAGCACTACTTTTCACTGAGCTACATGGCCAAGATGGAGGCTATCGTCTCCCGAGCCCCCGCTTGGTACAACGTCGTAGTCGTCTTGACTCAAGTTTGGGTATGGAGCGAATTCATTTCAATGCTGCTCAACAAGCGGCGCCGAGCGATTCACGACTACATAGCAGGCACGGTAGTGGTCCGTGCTTAG
- a CDS encoding DUF1304 family protein: MNRLAKALILFVIVFHMLAFVIEAFLWMRPAIYEFSLSRFQTVVPLGLHDQALLLKPLFINQGFYNLFLAIAGVAGLILVTRGKKEAGHALVGYMCASAVGAGVVLAFTSIAYIGALLQALPAAVALAAMLRASPSPALANAGA; the protein is encoded by the coding sequence ATGAATCGTCTAGCCAAAGCACTGATCTTGTTCGTCATCGTCTTTCACATGCTGGCTTTCGTCATTGAGGCCTTCCTATGGATGCGCCCCGCAATCTATGAGTTCTCCCTTTCGCGCTTCCAAACCGTGGTGCCACTTGGTCTTCACGACCAGGCATTGCTATTGAAGCCACTCTTCATAAACCAAGGCTTCTACAACCTGTTCCTCGCCATTGCAGGAGTTGCCGGCCTCATCCTCGTCACCAGAGGGAAGAAGGAAGCTGGCCACGCGCTTGTCGGGTACATGTGCGCGTCAGCGGTAGGCGCAGGCGTTGTTCTGGCGTTCACGAGCATCGCCTACATCGGCGCTCTACTGCAGGCGCTACCTGCCGCCGTCGCGCTCGCCGCAATGCTTCGCGCCTCCCCATCGCCGGCCCTGGCAAATGCAGGCGCCTAA
- a CDS encoding HNH endonuclease, whose amino-acid sequence MNRRVCIFCSADGPFATLSHVIPESLGGRHSPTARPGTTCDPCNQYFGQKVESKALQSYPFTIFRLLSSVRSKKGRLHSERIVAGQVQASGRPGNVTLALAEDVAAEHFYPAEESGTFRLLAEVKEAPEVARLLIKIGLEMLAQTDHELALSSRFDSARSFCRRPGRGTEWWFALQTDPQAMIQSMKSRTTECQVEVGEVQGMPYSTLRFPGLRTLVPLEPAAHPSEWPENDPNLRIIKASY is encoded by the coding sequence ATGAACCGTCGCGTTTGCATCTTCTGTAGCGCAGATGGTCCATTCGCAACGCTGTCCCATGTCATCCCAGAATCTCTAGGAGGGCGTCACTCTCCAACAGCGAGACCTGGAACCACATGTGACCCCTGCAATCAGTACTTTGGGCAGAAGGTTGAATCAAAGGCGCTTCAGTCCTATCCGTTCACCATCTTCCGGCTCCTAAGCTCGGTTCGCTCAAAGAAGGGCCGCCTGCATTCAGAACGGATAGTTGCTGGTCAAGTTCAAGCCTCCGGACGTCCAGGCAATGTCACTCTTGCGCTCGCAGAAGACGTCGCGGCAGAGCACTTCTATCCAGCCGAAGAGTCTGGCACCTTTCGTTTGCTTGCTGAGGTCAAGGAAGCTCCAGAGGTCGCTCGCCTTCTCATCAAGATCGGGCTAGAGATGCTTGCCCAAACAGACCACGAGCTAGCGCTATCTAGTCGATTCGACAGCGCTAGATCGTTTTGTAGGCGTCCGGGAAGAGGTACCGAATGGTGGTTCGCCTTACAAACAGACCCTCAAGCGATGATTCAATCCATGAAGAGCCGCACCACGGAGTGCCAAGTAGAGGTTGGCGAAGTCCAGGGAATGCCGTATTCCACTCTTCGATTCCCCGGTCTTCGAACCCTTGTCCCACTTGAACCTGCTGCACATCCCAGTGAGTGGCCTGAGAATGACCCAAATCTAAGAATCATCAAGGCCAGCTACTAA
- a CDS encoding DUF2947 family protein: MLPSTSFRPLDPETDWAFFDPGFHVPQEIQAEVQALTEAGSAELWTEHVSANPNERHPMLLPGSHWLKPKLQGPNWMPEFNGKQSEAAVGTFLQEVFELGMQELILFIAMRERSYSVPFGVFLRHWPSFVAGDDEGSFLFHPRSGAFACFGPNGSLSFGRRSANAA; the protein is encoded by the coding sequence ATGTTGCCGTCCACCTCGTTTCGCCCGCTCGATCCCGAGACGGATTGGGCGTTCTTCGATCCAGGCTTTCACGTTCCGCAAGAAATACAAGCCGAGGTTCAGGCGCTCACGGAGGCAGGGTCGGCAGAACTCTGGACCGAGCATGTCTCAGCCAACCCGAATGAGCGGCACCCAATGCTGCTTCCTGGCTCCCATTGGCTAAAGCCGAAGCTGCAAGGCCCAAACTGGATGCCAGAATTCAATGGAAAACAAAGTGAGGCCGCGGTAGGCACGTTTCTGCAGGAGGTCTTCGAACTTGGCATGCAGGAACTCATCCTCTTCATTGCAATGCGGGAGCGTAGCTATTCAGTTCCCTTCGGCGTGTTCTTGCGCCATTGGCCTTCCTTCGTTGCGGGAGATGACGAAGGCTCATTCTTATTCCATCCGAGATCTGGAGCCTTTGCGTGCTTCGGCCCGAATGGCTCACTGTCGTTTGGGCGTCGGAGCGCGAATGCGGCCTAA